One region of Glycine max cultivar Williams 82 chromosome 9, Glycine_max_v4.0, whole genome shotgun sequence genomic DNA includes:
- the LOC100803031 gene encoding mediator of RNA polymerase II transcription subunit 18-like isoform X2: protein MECVVQGIIETQHVEALEILLQGLCGVQRERLRIHEICLKSGQHLGTVASEVRLLCDLEQAEPSWTVKHVGGAMRGAGAEQISVLVRSMVESKTSKNALRMFYTLGYKLDHELLRVGFSFNFHRGAQITVTVSSINKMLKLHATDEAVPVTPGIQMVEVTAPATAETYTEVAAAVSSFCEYLAPLLHLSKPGISTGVVPTAAAAAASLMSDGGSTTL from the exons ATGGAATGCGTGGTTCAGGGAATTATAGAGACACAG CATGTTGAGGCCTTGGAGATTCTTCTTCAAGGACTATGTGGCGTTCAGAGAGAACGATTGAGGATCCATGAAATATGCCTCAAGAGTGGTCAACATCTAG GTACTGTAGCCTCAGAGGTTCGACTGTTGTGTGACCTAGAGCAAGCTGAACCTTCGTG GACTGTTAAACATGTAGGTGGTGCAATGAGGGGAGCAGGCGCAGAGCAAATTTCTGTTCTGGTTAGGTCAATGGTGGAAAGCAAAACAAGCAAGAATGCACTGCGCATGTTTTATACACTGGGGTACAAGTTAGACCATGAGCTGTTGAGGGTGGGATTTTCCTTCAATTTCCACAGGGGTGCACAAATCACTGTAACGGTTTCATCAATCAATAAAATGCTGAAGCTGCATGCAACTGACGAGGCCGTGCCAGTAACACCTGGTATACAAATGGTTGAAGTAACAGCACCTGCAACTGCTGAAACCTACACTGAAGTTGCGGCTGCTGTGTCATCCTTTTGTGAATACCTTGCACC GCTTCTCCACCTGTCGAAACCAGGCATTTCAACCGGTGTTGTTCCTACAGCTGCTGCAGCTGCTGCATCTCTGATGTCTGACGGTGGGAGTACAACGTTGTAG
- the LOC100803031 gene encoding mediator of RNA polymerase II transcription subunit 18-like isoform X1: protein MDLSKVLDCINNTYISCAMQLCKVDMECVVQGIIETQHVEALEILLQGLCGVQRERLRIHEICLKSGQHLGTVASEVRLLCDLEQAEPSWTVKHVGGAMRGAGAEQISVLVRSMVESKTSKNALRMFYTLGYKLDHELLRVGFSFNFHRGAQITVTVSSINKMLKLHATDEAVPVTPGIQMVEVTAPATAETYTEVAAAVSSFCEYLAPLLHLSKPGISTGVVPTAAAAAASLMSDGGSTTL, encoded by the exons ATGGATTTATCGAAAGTGTTAGATTGCATAAATAATACATACATCTCTTGTGCAATGCAGCTGTGCAAGGTGGATATGGAATGCGTGGTTCAGGGAATTATAGAGACACAG CATGTTGAGGCCTTGGAGATTCTTCTTCAAGGACTATGTGGCGTTCAGAGAGAACGATTGAGGATCCATGAAATATGCCTCAAGAGTGGTCAACATCTAG GTACTGTAGCCTCAGAGGTTCGACTGTTGTGTGACCTAGAGCAAGCTGAACCTTCGTG GACTGTTAAACATGTAGGTGGTGCAATGAGGGGAGCAGGCGCAGAGCAAATTTCTGTTCTGGTTAGGTCAATGGTGGAAAGCAAAACAAGCAAGAATGCACTGCGCATGTTTTATACACTGGGGTACAAGTTAGACCATGAGCTGTTGAGGGTGGGATTTTCCTTCAATTTCCACAGGGGTGCACAAATCACTGTAACGGTTTCATCAATCAATAAAATGCTGAAGCTGCATGCAACTGACGAGGCCGTGCCAGTAACACCTGGTATACAAATGGTTGAAGTAACAGCACCTGCAACTGCTGAAACCTACACTGAAGTTGCGGCTGCTGTGTCATCCTTTTGTGAATACCTTGCACC GCTTCTCCACCTGTCGAAACCAGGCATTTCAACCGGTGTTGTTCCTACAGCTGCTGCAGCTGCTGCATCTCTGATGTCTGACGGTGGGAGTACAACGTTGTAG